The stretch of DNA catgtccccaATCCCCTGTAcactggggtgggggttgggccGCCAAGGCCTCAGGTAGCCCCACCCCAATGGCTTTGCTGGGTTCAGTTCATCCAAGGGTTGGTCTTGTGCCTGCAGCTTTCCCAGCCTGGAGCTGCATGCTCCCCTACTtctacagctccactaggcattgcccTAGTTGGGGGCTCCCTGCATCAGCTCTGCTCCTGCAGAAAGTCTCTGCCTGGGCCCCCAGGCGGTTGTGAAATCTAGATGAAGGAAGCCATATGCCCACAGCTCTTGAATTTTGAGCACCTGCACACTTCTACCATATGAACATAGCCAAGATTTGCTGCTTACACCTTCCAAAGCTGTGACACCTGGGGTGAACTGGGGGCATGATCTGTACTGGAATGTGGGGAGCAAAGACTTACAGCAGCGCTATGCAGCAAGCCCAGTGTCTCAAGGGCACCCGAGGCCTCTCTTTTTGACATTTCCTTTCCCCAGGCCTTGgcactctgggcctgtgatggacgGGGAGCACTGGTGATCTCCAAAGTACCTTTGGGGTCATTCTCTCATTGTCCTTTGGTTTCCTTCTATCCATGTTAATCTCCTTATCAATCAATCAGTTGCTGGGCCACATCTATGGTTTCCTCTCCTGAAAATGTTCGTTCATTCTCTGCTACATGGCTAGGCTGAGAATCCTTCAAATTCCtcatttctgtttcccttttaattataaattccatctttaaatcatttctctcttctctcattttacTGTATGAAGTTAATAGAAGCCATGTAGCTCCTTCAacattttgcttagaaatttctctcAAGAGATACCCTAGTTGATGGCTCTTAAATTCTGCCTTCCTAAAAGCCCAAGGGTATGGACACAATTCGGCCAAGTTCTTTGCCACATCATAACAAGGAtggcctttactccagtttccaataattCCTCTTTTCTATCTGAGatctcatcagaatggcctttactgtccatatttctaccaacattccgATCACAGCCCCTTAATTAATCTCTAAGAAGTTTCTTAGTTTACCACTagctctcttcttctgagccttcaccAGAATTGCCCTTAATGCTCTGTTTATAACAATCTAGGCTTTTCCTAACCTGCTCCTCCAAATTCTTCTAGCATCTATCCGTTACCCAGTTCCAGaaccacttccacattttcaagtatttgttATAGCAAGAACCCTGCTTcttagtaccaattttctgtctcagtccactttatgttgctataacaaaGCACCCAAGAccaggtaatttgtaaagaacagaaatgtattgggctcacagttctggaggctgggaagtccaagatcaagtggCTGTATtttgtgagggccttcttgctgcatcataacatagTGGAAGGTATCACTTGGAGACAGAGAGGGCCAAACTGGTTTTTTTAacaaatccactcccatgataataATATTAATCCAGCTATGAAGCCAGAGCTTCTTACGGTCCCTCTTgattacctcttaaaggccccacctctcaacactgctgCATTGGCAATTATTTCAAATCCATGAACTTTGGGGAACACACTCAAATCATAGCACTTTGGAAAATGCATCAAGTGGTAAGATTGAAGTTTGGAAACATGTTCTACTGCTACTTTGGATAAGGCTCAACTCCAAGGTAGCTGGtccaaaaaaaaaccagaaaaaacagCATTCATATGTCATTTCCTGGGAGTGACCACTTATATTATTCCTACATCAGTTCCTCTGGTTCTTGACCTTTTGGGTGACTGTTAACtgccctaattttgtatttgaataAAAACACCACTCCTTTTTCACCTGAGAACTGTCTGCAGTTCTATAGCTGCAACATTCCCACATATTATAAGAATTTCATTAACCAGCTTATCCTCCACCCAAAACTGGTATTTTAAAAGGAGAGTGAAAATATATTGGGCAAtttaaagaagttatttgaaaaacACAAGTTTGAAAAGCTTTTGATATATTAGGTTGGGGCAGAATATAATTacggttttgccattacttttaatagtaaaaacatcaattacttttgcaccaatctaataaatTTGCTCAACTAATCAGGctttgttttaaatctttattttgaagTTACTTACAGAAAacctaatttttaagaaaaatttccacATTCATATCAGCAGTAGTAAATCTGACTTTATGCTTTGTGAGGCACATATGGTCTCTGTCCTTATATTTTGttgatattgttattttaaacaaCCCTTTAAAAACgtaaaaactattcttagctcaacacaaaaaaccaaacaaaaaaaaaaacaaaaaaaaaccaggctaCAGTTTGCAGACTTCTGCTCTCCAGAACAGgtactttttctttgtaaaaaaaaaaaaaaaaagcagaatgatGCTCTAAAATagcaatgagctaagattgcaccactgcaccccagcctgggcaaaaaaagtaagacccagtctcaaaaaaaaaaaaaaaaaattctgatatatGGCAACAATTTTCATTATCATCTTTTTAATCCAGCCACTTGTGTAAGTCATTGAGcacctttgtgcctcagtttcttcatctataaaatgaggggtTAGGATggatcagtggtttccaaaccCCACATAGAAGAAGCCTGGGGCTCTTGGGCAGGGCTGGGTTCTACGGACCCACCCCCAGCTCTCACCCCAGCACACACCCAGCCTGCACAGCCCTGCTTTGGCTTTGATCTTTTCTACATAGTGGAGCTCTCCATAAAGACAAGGAAGGGTTCcacctattttgttttgttttgaaagccACTGTTTTAGATGACCTCAGGGATCCTCCTGGTGCAAATCCTCTATGAATCCACTTTGGGTCATCAATCATTATCCAATCATCTTATTGGGGACTAAGTGTCAGGTaaatagaaatgatttaaaatcttatattgagccaggcacagtgtctcacacctataatcccagcactttgggaggctgaggtggggtatcacttgaggccaggagtttgagactagcctgggcaacatagcaagactcccatctacaaaaagtttaaaaataacccagggctggtggcatgtgcctctagtaccagctacttgggaggctaaggtgggaggatcacttgagaccagtaagaggaggctgcagttagctgtgatcacaccactgcactccaccctggacaacaagagtaagatcctgtctcaaaaattaaaataaaaacaaatcctaTATTGAGTATTTAAAAGAGGAGaggcaaaaacaagaaagatctTATTCTAACGGACCACCTGTACTTGTTCAGATTTGTGGAAATTCACTGGATAGCCAAATCAAGAGGGTTCCCAAGTCCCACACATACTCATGAAAGGTAgagctcactttgggaggccgaggtgggtggatcacaaggtcaggagatcgagaccatcctggctaacacggtgaaaccccgtctctactaaaaaatacaaaaaattagccaggcatgttggcaggcgcctgtagtcccagctactcaggaggctgaggcaggagaatggcgtgaacccgggaggcggagcttgcagtgagccgagatcgcgccactgcactccagcctgggggacagagaaagactccgtctcaaaaaaaaaaaaaaagaaagaaagggagagctCATTCCTGCATCTCTCTGCTTAGAGCACTGGGAAAAGCAGAATGCTTTAGCAAAGGAAGGACCACTGAGCTGGGACTCAGAGACTTGGTTCCACTTTGAATTTGGAATTTACCAGCTATATAACTTCTGatgtttatttaacaaaaattgaaGACCCTACTATAAACGAACTCTCAGACATGGTATGAGGAATACAGTGATGAACCAGAAATATGAAGAATGCTCTGTCCCCCATTACTCAAATCCATTATCCATAAAGTAGAGTAATAATACTGCTCTCTCTCCCATACATGGTGGTCCTGCCGAGATGGCTAAGTACATGTAAACTGCGAAGCATGGataacattaaaacagaaaccTGTAGATTCTCCtccttttaagtaaataaaatataatcaactCCAACAATTCACTAATATTGGTGAAATAGGGCCACAATAAGTTTTGTATAGCAAAAAATCTATTTATACAGCATGAAACAGCATGGCAAAATAGAAAGGCACAAGCTTTGGAACCAGACACTCCCACTCGAATCTTATCCTGCCATACACTAGGCCCACCTGAAGTCTACAAGCACCTTCTCCTGTTTAGAGTACAAGATACTAATATCTGCAATTGTACAGGGTTATGTAAAGGTAAATTAGCATTATATAAgtaaagcacctggcacagagttgACGCTTAGTGAATAATAGCTTTCCCTTTTTCCCAGGCACCTAGAAATCTCAGATGAGAAAACATTATGTTTTAAAGAGGGCAGCTTACCTCAGAACTGTTGATATTGTTACCCAGCTCTATATCATAATCACCCCAACCAAAGAAGACAGGAAACTTCTGGTTGTTATGACCATGGAATCCAGATGCAGAATATGCCCAGTCATCAGGAAAATCTGACAGTCTTGGCACAGTTTGAGGACAGAAAGAGAGCAACAGCCAATAGCTGAGGGGAGACTCCACAGTCTGGAATGTGCCACAGACTTCCAACCACAAAAGTTCTCTCTTGCACTTAGACGGTGGTATCCCCTGCAGCATAGGCCATGGCCTCTGCTCTTCTGGGCAAGTCTCCTCGGGAAGGGAGGAGAAGCATGTGACTCCCTCCAGTCATCTCCAGGCTACATTCACGCGAATGTCCAGGGTACTGTTCATAGCCTCCTATATCCAGCCCAGGACAATTTAGGCAAATcgttttctcatttttgaaagaGGAAGACAGCAGGAGATGGTCTCTAAAGTCCTTTCCACCTCTAAAACCCTTTGATTCTGTGACCCAGTCTTaactttgttcattcattcagcagtgtTTATGAAACACCTCCTATGGGATTCCCCCCTTCTTAActtcattcatgtgttcattcaacaatattaatAGAACATCTCCTATTTCTTGAATTCTGTGACCAGCTCTTTACTTCCccctccattcatttattcagcattatttattgacCACCTACTATAATCAGTTACTGTTATGTGCAAGAatgtacaaaaatgaataagaaagtcCATGCCCTTTAAAAGCTCACAGTCAATAAGAACATCGACTAGTAAGCGAATATACTATGCACACGAAGTTATTATGATAGAGCTATGGGAACCAGGGGAGGAGATGCCTAATTCTACCCAGCAGGTGGGACGATGGAGGAGGGGAAGCAGGAAAGGCTTCTCAGAGAACTGAGTGTTGCAGGCTAAGTACCAGGTTATCAGGCACATCAATGAGTTGAAGATAtttcagaaacagagaaaagaatatgCCAAGAAAAGGAGGTATAAGTATGATTTGCAGAACAGATAGTTCAGTACGAATGAAACAAGGAGTATACAACATGGCAGAGGAAAGGGGCTCAGATGACGAAGCATCTTCTAGATTTTGCTTCTTGGCAAAGTCTAGAAGTCCAGACTTTATCCTTTTAGAAAATGCCTAAAAGATCTTAAATAGGATTATCTGGATTACATGAGTGTTTTAGAAAGTCTGCCATGGTGGCAGTGTGGAGACTGGATTACAGAGGCAGGGGttgaggaggggagaggtgagactcaggcaaaacaaaaaaacaaaaacaaaaacaaacaaaaaaaagaggtcaGCTGGCAACCATTTCAATTCTCTTTGAGAAAAAATATGAGTGTAAACCAAAGCAGTGGCAGGGGGTGGACATGATTTATTCTAGAGATATTTGGGAAGCAGAACCAACAAAACTGGGTGGGGAAGAAATTCAATgaggggaggaaaaggaagggggTGGCATTTGGATTACACTCAGGTTTCTGTCTCAGATGAGTGGGTTCATGGACGATGAGGACAGCAACCCAGAAAAAGAAGACACGAAGACCAGAAATACTCCTAGTTCCCCAAGACTGGAAATCTTAGTCATCTCTTCTTTGCTACCATGCAGTCTCCAAGATAAATCATGCTGGACCGAGGCACTCACTGGAGTTCTCCTCCAACAGGGGTTCCAGGAAATCATAACGGGTACCAGCATAAATATGGAGCATCTTCACAGACCAAAACtgatacatacatatttacaagaaacaaagGTAATTTGACTGATGAGTTATTGAAAACATTACTTTTAGTCTAACCCAACAGATATACAGTATAATGCACATTATAAGATAATTCAAAGATACATCAAGGAAATCTCACAGAAGCTGTGAGAACCGTTGTGAGTTTAGGGTTCCCCATCTTCAGGATTCTTTGCCTTTTGGGGTCTTTGGTGAAAATATTCAAAGTGCTACATTATAGCATTACCTAGTAAACCTGAAGACGCACATGCACCAAGATGTGGCATTTCCATTACTATGTAGACACCTTAGAgtggtggttctcaaaatgtggtgcGTGGACCCCTATGTGTCTCTGAGACCCTTTCAGGGATTCTCAAGATCAAAActgtttttataataatactaaGCTATCATTTGCCCTTATTACTCCGTTGACATCTGTAATGATGATACAAAACCAATGACAGGTAAAACTATTGGGACCTTAGCTTGAATCACAGCAACAGCAATAAACCATACCGGTAATGACTTCATTCTTCACTGCTGCACATATTTAGAAAactaacacacaaacacaaaaacaaaacaaggagaaAAGCTCTGCcagtttcacttaagaatgtctttgatgaagcagtaaaaattattttcattgaagACTGACCCTTGAGTAAACATCTTTTTAATAacacatataatgaaatacatGCATAAAGCACTTCTGCTATCACCAAAGTACAGTGGCTGTCTCAAGGAAAAGAACATGTGTGACTGAGTTAAGAGCCGAACTAGCCAATTTTTCCTTGAACATCACTTTTAATTGAAAGGATAACTGACTATGGTCATTCAAGTATGGGTATTTGGCAGACTCTTCATTGGAAATGAAAAGTAAGACTGATACTTCAAGGAAAAACTGACAGTGTTTGTTGCCAACaataaaattcaagctttcaagcaagaattaaaattttggaaaacatgtaTCTTACACTATGAATTTGACAGCTTCCCAATACAGTCCTTAAAGACCTTTCAGATAACATCAgtgttgatatattttttttaagtgttagaaTTGTTTTATTGTCACGCAGATGGCAACTGGGTTTAtgtcttcatattttatatttttgtaaattaaaaaaattacaagttgTAAATAGGCAATGGCTGGTTATGTTTTCAGAAAACATGATTAGACTAATTCATTAATGGTGGCTTCAAGCTTTTCCTTGTTGGCTCCAGAAAATTCACCCACCTTTTGTCCCTTCTTAAAAAACTGGAATGTTGGCATGCATTTGACTTCACACTCTGAAGCAACATCCTGACAGTCATCCACATCTACTTCAAGGAATATCACGTTGGAATACTTTTCAGAGAGGGAATGAAAGAAAGGCTTGATCATTTTGCAAGGCCCACACCACGTGGCCGAGAAGTCAACTACTACAAGTTTATCACCTGCAGCGTCCAAGGCTTCCTGAAAAGCAGTCTTGCTCTCGATCtgcttcaccatcttggctgcTGGGATCTGACGAGCGGCTGTGACGACCGACGGAAACGGATCCAAAGCACCAGACCGAGCTTCAAGAGTCGCCGCT from Nomascus leucogenys isolate Asia chromosome 7b, Asia_NLE_v1, whole genome shotgun sequence encodes:
- the LOC100579668 gene encoding thioredoxin, whose amino-acid sequence is MVKQIESKTAFQEALDAAGDKLVVVDFSATWCGPCKMIKPFFHSLSEKYSNVIFLEVDVDDCQDVASECEVKCMPTFQFFKKGQKVGEFSGANKEKLEATINELV